The following coding sequences are from one Musa acuminata AAA Group cultivar baxijiao chromosome BXJ2-4, Cavendish_Baxijiao_AAA, whole genome shotgun sequence window:
- the LOC103974960 gene encoding blue copper protein 1a, whose amino-acid sequence MAASFGGSFAAAAAVVAMLLTSAQAVQHIVGDDHGWDVSSDVAAWTIDRVFRVGDNIWFAYSAAEESLMELQSKEEYESCDLSNPIRMYVNGLDKVSLDGEGTRYFSSGKLENCRKGLKLHVDVMPGDVMSDGVAASAPESSASIHLKATYLLWIALAINLARVWP is encoded by the exons atggctgcttctttcggcggctcctttgctgctgctgctgctgttgtcgcTATGCTATTGACATCAGCACAAGCGGTGCAACATATAGTGGGCGATGATCATGGGTGGGATGTCTCTTCTGATGTGGCTGCTTGGACCATCGACAGGGTCTTTAGAGTCGGAGACAACATCT GGTTTGCATACTCCGCGGCCGAAGAAAGCCTCATGGAGCTACAGAGCAAGGAAGAGTACGAGTCGTGTGACCTGAGCAACCCAATTAGGATGTACGTGAATGGCCTTGACAAAGTGAGTCTCGATGGAGAAGGCACACGTTACTTCAGTAGCGGTAAGCTGGAGAACTGCAGGAAGGGACTCAAATTGCATGTGGACGTGATGCCCGGGGATGTGATGTCAGATGGAGTCGCGGCTTCAGCACCTGAATCCTCCGCCTCCATCCATCTCAAAGCAACTTATCTGCTGTGGATTGCTCTGGCCATCAATTTAGCCCGCGTATGGCCTTGA
- the LOC103981065 gene encoding uncharacterized protein LOC103981065 — protein MESVAARLGRSSTRYGPAAVFSGPVRRWNKKWVPLSSPDHHRRRNNGANPHLLLYRWTPVSSAADGGATTATPSKDSATPPPEEPPRRKFRYIPISVVEEKKKEASPKSNEETKKPNETDKFPRIGQINPSGKILDMKDVSAEEVQVPYKDQVPSEEGSGTDLDLSLGLRAPEGDHEKELRTSKQGEGHGKSERAAIKAEARNKLKRKVVTPDLEMRV, from the exons ATGGAGAGCGTGGCGGCCCGTCTGGGCCGGTCGTCGACCCGCTACGGTCCAGCAGCGGTCTTCAGCGGACCCGTGAGGCGGTGGAACAAGAAGTGGGTCCCGCTCTCCAGTCCcgaccaccaccgtcgccgcaacAACGGCGCCAACCCCCACCTCCTCCTCTACAGGTGGACACCCGTCTCCTCCGCGGCTGACGGCGGCGCAACCACCGCCACCCCCTCCAAGGACTCTGCCACTCCCCCGCCCGAGGAGCCACCCCGTAGGAAGTTCCGCTACATCCCG ATTTCTGtcgttgaggagaagaagaaggaggcttCACCAAAGTCCAATGAGGAAACTAAAAAACCTAATGAAACCGACAAATTCCCACGTATAGGCCAAATCAATCCTTCAGGCAAAATACTTGACATGAAAGATGTCTCGGCGGAAGAAGTTCAG GTACCATACAAGGATCAGGTTCCTTCAGAAGAGGGTAGTGGAACTGATTTGGACCTAAGTCTGGGTTTGAGAGCTCCGGAGGGTGATCATGAGAAGGAACTCAGAACAAGTAAACAAGGCGAAGGCCATGGCAAATCGGAGAGAGCAGCAATAAAAGCAGAAGCGCGAAACAAGTTGAAGCGGAAGGTCGTCACCCCGGACCTTGAAATGAGAGTGTAA
- the LOC135582653 gene encoding protein MONOCULM 1-like, with amino-acid sequence MQVPEISLYSCSSSPPLHHQSSSLGSPTSPIHHSGDMLSSLMSDGGGARETHPHPSHHHPSPQNGLISTTIHARQLLISCAELVHRGDLPAADRAISILSAAASPCGDSSERLIRQFCRALSVRVGRVSPSADSLGSLRSSYLSFNQISPFLRFSHLTPNQAILEAVDDHRQIHILDFDTYYGLQWPPLLQAIAERSDPSDPPFIRITGTGSNLEVLRRTGHRLQNFAHSLGLGFQFHPLLLHPTSTSLNFTPSPFRLHPGETLVVNCVLFLHKLQKEGGNEDGSRDLQAFLRTIRAMNPSVVTVAEREASHNSPNFMQRFVEALDYYMAVFESLEATLPPTSQERLAVEQVWLGQEIEGIVGGEGGGHERSERWENVLRDAGFSSVQLSNFAVSQARLLLRLHYPSEGYQVELVRDSLFLGWRNRHLFSVSSWR; translated from the coding sequence ATGCAAGTTCCAGAAATCTCCCTCTACTCATGTTCTTCTTCTCCGCCACTGCATCACCAATCCTCCTCTCTTGGCTCCCCCACCTCCCCCATCCACCACTCTGGAGACATGCTTAGCTCACTGATGTCCGATGGAGGAGGAGCTCGAGAAACCCACCCTCATCCCAGTCATCACCACCCGAGCCCTCAAAACGGCCTAATTTCCACGACTATCCATGCTCGACAACTGTTGATCAGCTGTGCCGAGCTTGTCCACCGCGGCGACCTCCCTGCTGCTGACCGCGCGATCTCTATCCTCTCTGCAGCAGCATCCCCCTGTGGCGATTCCAGCGAACGCCTCATCCGCCAATTCTGTCGTGCCCTCTCCGTCCGCGTCGGCCGCGTTTCGCCCTCCGCTGATTCTTTGGGTTCCCTCCGATCATCATACTTGTCCTTCAACCAAATCTCCCCATTCCTCCGCTTCTCGCACCTCACCCCAAACCAGGCAATCCTCGAGGCGGTTGATGACCACCGCCAGATCCACATCCTCGACTTTGACACCTATTACGGCCTGCAATGGCCGCCTCTCCTTCAGGCCATCGCTGAGCGCTCCGATCCCAGTGATCCTCCCTTCATTCGTATCACCGGAACCGGAAGCAACCTGGAAGTCCTCCGACGAACCGGTCACCGGCTTCAAAACTTCGCGCACTCTTTGGGCCTAGGGTTCCAGTTCCACCCTCTTCTCCTCCATCCCACAAGCACCAGTTTGAATTTCACCCCCTCTCCTTTCCGACTCCATCCCGGCGAGACCCTTGTGGTGAACTGTGTACTGTTCTTGCATAAGCTGCAAAAGGAGGGCGGGAATGAGGACGGATCCCGGGATCTACAAGCATTTCTGCGAACCATACGAGCGATGAACCCGTCGGTGGTGACGGTGGCAGAGAGGGAAGCAAGCCACAACTCGCCAAACTTCATGCAGAGGTTCGTAGAGGCGCTGGACTACTACATGGCAGTGTTCGAGTCATTGGAGGCGACGCTGCCCCCGACAAGCCAGGAGAGGCTGGCGGTGGAGCAGGTCTGGCTGGGGCAGGAGATCGAGGGCATTGTCGGCGGGGAGGGTGGCGGGCACGAGAGGTCAGAGCGATGGGAGAATGTACTGCGTGACGCCGGATTCTCAAGCGTTCAGCTCAGCAACTTCGCGGTGTCGCAGGCGCGGCTGCTGCTCCGGTTGCACTATCCTTCGGAAGGCTATCAGGTGGAGCTGGTGAGGGATTCCCTCTTCTTAGGGTGGCGGAACAGGCACCTCTTCTCCGTGTCTTCTTGGCGTTAA
- the LOC135610486 gene encoding putative 4-hydroxy-4-methyl-2-oxoglutarate aldolase 3: MGSLATAELCDANASLLAKGELRVLQPLFQMYGQCRAFCGPIVTLKVFEDNVLVREVLEAPGDGRVLVVDGGGSMRCALVGGNLGQLAQNMGWAGIVVNGCIRDAYEINGCDIGVRALGCHPLKSNKKGLGEKHVTVNIGGTIIHDGEWLYADSDGILISTIELSL; encoded by the coding sequence ATGGGTTCATTGGCAACCGCTGAGCTTTGCGATGCAAATGCATCGCTTCTGGCGAAGGGGGAGCTGCGAGTTCTTCAACCATTGTTTCAAATGTACGGGCAGTGCCGAGCATTCTGTGGACCCATAGTGACGCTGAAGGTGTTCGAGGACAATGTGTTGGTGAGGGAGGTGCTGGAGGCGCCGGGGGATGGGCGGGTTCTGGTGGTAGACGGTGGTGGGAGCATGAGATGCGCCTTGGTGGGAGGGAACCTGGGGCAATTAGCCCAGAACATGGGATGGGCAGGGATTGTGGTGAACGGGTGCATCAGAGATGCGTATGAGATCAATGGCTGTGACATCGGGGTCAGAGCGCTGGGATGCCATCCCCTCAAATCGAACAAGAAGGGTCTCGGTGAAAAGCATGTCACTGTTAACATCGGGGGCACCATCATCCACGATGGTGAATGGCTATATGCCGATAGTGACGGCATTCTTATTTCCACTATCGAGCTGTCTCTCTGA
- the LOC103981092 gene encoding uncharacterized protein LOC103981092 produces MSQKNVKLWSLRRRLSRPPVSKSLRLLQTLLFTPGMTTAAFRSATGRSSIGGRAAARSARDTGSSGSGGPPRRSRSLSRFSDRFPPSQPDAEDFPTPPGRFVNEARGCVFPEISLDDVVDEFFRARAESEEEEESEPSDARSRRRNSVTSYPIKTESSGRRGRSVTRPPQCRTGPPKGVSNSVLRRRRSVSVARHRCSDSENDMDSLSSSTQVISRISDNGILQQPSSHRPVNNVDVLKRTMSHKDFFHSQDSYSSHSSSLTDVEAGDFHSRKHGVEKTIQAVYAQEKGENPIGDDEGIGLYEVVRKEVRHAVEEIRTELQKVMLNNEASAIISDDSIRPKGSEVLEAISEIRRNYTTKLEQSEKRKQDLLAELAMEEERGQEISKIVKELLPSPKISVVPERQSQSRRRSKDRTRLSKCLNEEAEKYFEDFLFNVEDTDISSFDEERSDASSIVRDPGLRNSVAGTYERVLKTAPLPADGDGVVLPWLEWETSVAPSSPCKSKEASAGFSNCYQIASSFGSRSFDGTDSSSVVSSDPSRSKFGAENHQGNSYNSRTTASSFDMEEYLSLKQSEDILCERLRQRRRIESGSMILCGRLSTDIW; encoded by the exons ATGTCTCAAAAAAACGTAAAACTTTGGTCCCTCCGCCGCCGTCTCTCTCGCCCCCCCGTTTCCAAATCTCTTCGCCTCCTTCAGACGTTACTGTTCACGCCGGGGATGACGACGGCCGCTTTCCGATCGGCCACGGGCCGATCCTCGATTGGCGGGCGCGCCGCTGCCCGCTCCGCACGTGACACCGGTTCTTCCGGCAGCGGCGGACCACCCCGACGGTCGAGGAGCCTCAGCCGCTTCTCCGACCGGTTCCCCCCGTCTCAGCCGGATGCGGAAGATTTTCCGACGCCCCCCGGCAGGTTCGTCAACGAGGCGCGCGGGTGCGTATTCCCGGAGATCAGCCTCGATGACGTCGTCGATGAGTTCTTCCGGGCGAGGGCCgagtcggaggaggaggaggagagcgagCCCTCCGATGCACGCTCCAGGCGTCGCAATTCCGTCACGAGCTACCCGATAAAGACGGAGTCGTCTGGTCGGCGCGGAAGGTCCGTGACGAGGCCCCCCCAGTGCCGAACTGGACCGCCGAAGGGCGTCTCGAATAGTGTGTTAAGGCGGCGGCGATCTGTCTCCGTTGCTCGCCATCGGTGTAGCGATTCCGAG AATGACATGGATTCTCTCAGTTCCAGCACTCAAGTCATATCAAGGATTTCGGACAATGGTATATTGCAGCAGCCTTCATCACATAGGCCTGTGAATAATGTTGATGTTTTAAAAAGGACAATGAGTCACAAGGATTTCTTCCACTCACAAGATAGCTACTCG AGCCATTCTTCTTCATTAACTGATGTTGAAGCTGGGGATTTTCATTCAAGGAAGCATGGGGTTGAGAAGACAATCCAGGCGGTTTATGCCCAGGAAAAG GGAGAAAATCCCATAGGGGATGACGAGGGTATTGGATTATATGAAGTTGTGCGTAAAGAAGTCAGACATGCAGTTGAAGAGATCAGGACAGAGCTTCAAAAG GTCATGTTGAACAATGAAGCCTCAGCCATCATCAGTGATGATAGTATCCGACCGAAGGGTTCAGAAGTTCTGGAAGCTATTTCTGAGATCAGAAGAAATTACACAACCAAACTGGAGCAG TCAGAGAAGCGCAAGCAGGATTTATTGGCTGAGTTAGCAATGGAGGAGGAACGTGGTCAGGAGATTAGCAAAATTGTCAAAGAGTTGCTTCCTTCGCCAAAAATATCTGTTGTTCCAGAAAGGCAATCACAGTCCAGAAGA AGGAGCAAAGATAGAACAAGACTGTCTAAATGCTTGAATGAAGAGGCAGAGAAGTATTTTGaagatttccttttcaatgttgaaGATACAGACATATCTTCTTTCGATGAAGAAAGAAGTGATGCTAGTTCAATCGTAAGAGATCCTGGATTACGTAATTCTGTAGCGGGAACTTAtgaaagagtattgaaaactgctCCTCTGCCTGCTGATGGAGACGGTGTTGTACTTCCCTGGTTGGAGTGGGAAACTAGTGTTGCTCCTTCCTCACCATGCAAAAGCAAG GAAGCAAGTGCTGGTTTCAGTAATTGCTATCAAATTGCAAGCAGTTTTGGGAGTCGGAGCTTCGATGGCACTGACAGCTCTTCTGTAGTTTCTAGCGACCCAAGTAGGAGCAAGTTTGGAGCAGAAAACCACCAGGGGAATTCTTATAATAGCAGAACAACGGCGTCTTCATTTGACATGGAAGAGTATCTCAGCTTAAAGCAAAGTGAAGATATTCTTTGTGAAAGGCTGAGACAGAGGCGAAGAATAGAGTCAGGTAGCATGATCCTCTGCGGAAGATTGTCGACAGATATCTGGTAG
- the LOC135610487 gene encoding glucose-1-phosphate adenylyltransferase small subunit, chloroplastic/amyloplastic-like translates to MAAMGIAKLPPLNNSVHPAHRKSPTPFLASSDPRLSSSFHVSGGNDNILLLRKAAIASGRRTASGARTPVLVSPKAVSDSRSSQTCLDPDASRSVLGIILGGGAGTRLYPLTKKRAKPAVPLGANYRLIDIPVSNCLNSNILKIYVLTQFNSASLNRHLSRAYASNMGGYQNEGFVEVLAAQQSPENPNWFQGTADAVRQYLWLFEEHNVMEYLILAGDHLYRMDYEKFIQAHRETNADITVAALPMDEKRATAFGLMKIDEEGRIIEFAEKPKGDQLKAMKVDTTILGLDNERAKEMPFIASMGIYVISKDIMLQLLRDKFAGANDFGSEVIPGATNVGMRVQAYLYDGYWEDIGTIEAFYNANLGITKKPVPDFSFYDRTSPIYTQPRYLPPSKMLDADVTDSVIGEGCVIKNCKIHHSVIGLRSCISEGAVLEDTLLMGADYYETDADRRLLAAKGSVPMGIGRNSHVKRAIIDKNARIGENVKIINCDNVQEAARETDGYFIKSGIVTVIKDALIPSGTVI, encoded by the exons ATGGCGGCGATGGGAATCGCAAAATTACCGCCGCTCAACAATTCCGTTCATCCTGCCCATCGGAAATCTCCGACGCCCTTCCTTGCATCTTCCGATCCCCGCCTTTCCTCTTCCTTTCACGTCTCCGGTGGAAACGATAATATCCTCCTCCTCCGTAAGGCGGCGATTGCGTCGGGGCGGAGGACGGCGTCCGGTGCGAGGACCCCGGTCCTGGTCTCCCCCAAAGCCGTTTCCGACTCGCGGAGCTCGCAGACCTGCCTCGATCCTGATGCAAGCCGG AGTGTTTTGGGTATTATACTTGGGGGAGGAGCCGGGACGAGGTTGTATCCTTTAACAAAGAAGAGGGCTAAACCTGCAGTACCACTTGGAGCCAACTACAGGCTAATCGATATTCCTGTCAGCAATTGCTTGAACAGTAATATTTTAAAGATCTACGTTCTGACACAGTTCAATTCTGCGTCTCTGAACCGCCATCTTTCACGGGCCTATGCGAGTAACATGGGTGGCTACCAGAATGAAGGCTTTGTTGAAGTTCTTGCTGCACAACAGAGTCCAGAGAACCCAAACTGGTTTCAG GGTACTGCTGATGCTGTAAGGCAATACCTGTGGCTCTTTGAGGAGCACAATGTCATGGAGTATCTAATTCTTGCCGGAGACCATTTGTATCGCATGGACTACGAGAAATTCATTCAAGCGCACAGAGAAACAAACGCTGATATTACTGTGGCTGCGCTTCCAATGGATGAAAAACGTGCAACTGCTTTTGGTCTGATGAAAATTGATGAAGAAGGACGGATAATTGAATTTGCAGAAAAGCCAAAAGGAGATCAGCTGAAGGCGATGAAG GTTGATACCACCATTTTAGGCCTGGACAATGAAAGAGCAAAAGAGATGCCTTTCATTGCTAGCATGGGTATCTACGTGATCAGCAAGGATATAATGTTGCAGTTGCTTCGTGATAAATTTGCTGGAGCAAATGACTTTGGGAGTGAAGTTATCCCTGGTGCAACTAATGTTGGGATGAGG GTACAAGCTTATTTATATGATGGTTACTGGGAGGACATTGGTACAATTGAGGCATTTTACAATGCAAATCTTGGAATTACTAAAAAGCCAGTACCAGATTTCAG CTTTTATGATCGTACATCTCCAATTTATACACAACCCCGATATTTACCTCCTTCCAAGATGCTGGATGCTGATGTAACTGATAGCGTGATTGGCGAGGGatgtgtgatcaag AACTGCAAGATCCACCATTCTGTAATTGGTCTTCGTTCTTGTATATCAGAAGGTGCAGTCCTCGAAGACACTCTACTGATGGGAGCAGATTATTATGAG ACTGATGCTGATAGGAGGCTGTTAGCTGCAAAAGGCAGTGTTCCCATGGGCATCGGAAGAAATTCTCACGTCAAAAGAGCCATCATCGACAAGAATGCTCGCATTGGGGAGAATGTCAAG ATCATCAACTGTGATAACGTGCAAGAAGCGGCAAGAGAGACGGACGGATACTTCATCAAGAGTGGCATCGTCACCGTCATCAAAGATGCACTGATCCCTAGTGGAACTGTCATCTAG